The Candidatus Poribacteria bacterium genome includes a window with the following:
- a CDS encoding aldose 1-epimerase, whose translation MANKAYSVAAKTVESFQVYYIQQDGKAVAEIVPALGNNCYAFRVADGDTWLNLIDAPPDLATLEERPTAYGNPILFPFPNRIRNGTWQFEGETYRFDKPPESPTTIHGLLLNQPYQVESHVADEDGATLVCSLNSRDFPDVSRQYPFPFRIEITYTLKDAVLTMGIAIKNTGDRNMPMGFGIHPYFSVDLGTEANAAEAVITVPAAKYWELDEVLVPTGVQHDVADTLDLRNGQPFAKLKLDHVFTDVQLVDGVSRCLIENKDTGYGMVMESDAQFRELVVYTPPDRDAICFEPYTCPTDAINLETRGIPAGVIVLAPDETFSGTVRFMLQ comes from the coding sequence ATGGCGAATAAAGCATATTCAGTAGCGGCAAAGACGGTTGAAAGCTTTCAAGTTTACTACATTCAGCAGGATGGAAAAGCCGTCGCCGAGATTGTGCCTGCACTCGGCAACAACTGCTACGCGTTCAGGGTGGCAGATGGAGACACGTGGTTGAACCTGATAGACGCACCGCCGGATCTCGCCACGCTGGAGGAACGCCCAACCGCTTACGGCAATCCGATTCTGTTCCCTTTCCCCAATCGAATTCGGAACGGCACGTGGCAATTTGAGGGAGAAACCTATCGGTTTGACAAACCACCGGAATCCCCAACAACAATCCATGGATTGCTGTTGAATCAACCGTATCAGGTCGAAAGCCATGTTGCTGATGAGGATGGGGCGACTTTGGTGTGCTCGCTCAATTCGCGAGATTTTCCCGATGTCAGTCGTCAGTATCCGTTCCCTTTTAGAATTGAGATTACCTATACACTCAAGGATGCTGTGTTGACGATGGGGATTGCTATCAAAAATACAGGCGATCGGAATATGCCTATGGGTTTCGGTATCCACCCTTATTTCAGCGTGGATCTTGGCACCGAAGCGAATGCGGCTGAAGCGGTGATTACCGTTCCTGCTGCTAAGTATTGGGAATTGGACGAGGTCCTCGTGCCAACGGGTGTTCAGCATGATGTTGCTGACACACTTGACCTGCGGAATGGGCAACCCTTCGCGAAACTGAAGCTTGACCATGTCTTCACGGACGTTCAATTGGTTGACGGTGTAAGTCGGTGCCTTATTGAGAATAAGGATACGGGATACGGCATGGTAATGGAATCGGACGCGCAATTTCGCGAATTAGTTGTCTATACACCGCCCGACAGGGATGCCATCTGTTTTGAACCTTACACCTGCCCGACAGATGCTATTAACTTGGAGACACGTGGAATTCCCGCAGGCGTGATTGTGCTGGCACCTGATGAGACGTTTTCAGGGACTGTTCGTTTTATGTTACAGTAG